The Sparus aurata chromosome 15, fSpaAur1.1, whole genome shotgun sequence genomic interval CACCTATTGCATGCCCTTCATCGTGATGTTCTATGTATAAATTCGCTATACCGTGTAATTGAATGCagtttaaagaaattaaatctCACATTTGGTTCAGTGTATTGAATGGCAACATCACAGTTCTGCTAAGGTCAGTGCTCTCTTAACTGTATTGTGTTTTGTGCCTTCATAGCCATGTCCAGCAACTGTAAGCCCAAAGGTTTTAGGAGTGACATCCAcagactgctgctggctgctgaaGCTGGTCAGAAGGCTGATGTCAAGGCCTACTCCTCAGGTCATCTGGGGCCCCGCAGCCTGAACCAGACTCAGCCTAAGAGGGAGAAAATGTCATCTTTCTGGAGAACATCTCAGAGCCATGATGAAACCCCAAACCCTCTGACACTCCAGCAGGCAAAAGCACTAATCTCtgtaaagaagaaagaaattaagGAGTCAAGCATGCCTTCTGCAGAGCCCGACGTCTCTGGCTCAAGACAAGTTCAGGCTGCTGATCACTCACCACatacagagagaagagaagaattAAGTCTTCCAAAGATAGTAGACTGTTCCTCAAACTCCTTGCCGGTTCAGCTGCTAGATAGTTCCCAGAAAACGTCTTCATCTGATCCAAAAAGGAAACATACATTTTGCGTAAGCTCCTCTGACCAGGAAGGCCTGAATAGTAAAGGCCAGCtacagacaaaacaacattttggaaGGCAAGTCCTAGCCAACCATGACCTCTGGGCTGGAATAAATGTTGTTGAAATGCATGAGAGGAAACTACAAAAGGTGAGAATGGTAGCACAAACCATGAAATCACATatctagtttttcttttttaattgcacttttttatttttgtatttaggctTTCTAACAGGTTTGTTTTTCGTGAAATTGCAATCGTAAATTGCCGTCTCAACACTCTGGCAGAAGGTGCatgaaaaaagacacacaccGACTCTTACGCACATCTgaacttgctgtgtgtgtgttcctgtcatCCTcaggagctgaagaagctgtCAGCGCAAAGCTGGCCCAGCAGAGACCGCCTTGTGGTGTTCAGTGACGTCTTTGATGATGTATGTGAAGGCTCGCCAGTATTTGGACGCATCCTGAGGGAAATTAAGGTTTTTCCATTTCCTCTGTACCCACTAGCACATTTTTAGCATGTGCCGTCAGTCGTATTAGAGCTAAGAGAGAGTGAGTCCCTGGTGAAGTGAGCGGAAGTAGAGCAACGACTGGAACCTGGTCTTGATGCGCCAGGGAGCAGGTCAAGTCTCTTTTTTGCACACAATGGCCTTGCTCACACTGCATTGTATATAAGTGTTTGTGCATTTTGCACATAAACTGAAATTTGATCAAACTGATCATTGCTTGACATGCATTTATTATATGAGTACACATTGAGGTTATCGTACAGCAGAAATCTAGATATTTTTTGACAGCATAAAACTACAGCATTGAGTTTGTTTGATTTTCCTTTCATGAGGACACAAGCACACTTTGTGcatgtaatcttttttttttttttaaatgtcagagaagcttggatttgttttttcaactaAGATAGTTGGacttttcaaacacattttctgtacAGTACTCTGTCATTTTCATGAGCTTGTGTTGATTAAAATAAAGCCATGTCACAAGCTCATGAGCTGTAAATTGAGGTACATGATTAGGTTTATACTTTAAGTAACGTTTtgatttaactttaaaaaataaaataaaatccaaactagcttttatttttttcttccagacAGATTATGACTTGTACGTCAACCACCTGATGGCTTCCCAATCGCCTCTACCTGAGACGGTAAAGCACACTGTCCAGTATATAAGTATTCATGATGTAAACAGGAAGACCTGAGGATTCTGTGGATTGATTGACAGCAAACTAACATATTGGCTTCATCTTTACTGTGATATATTAAATAACCTGGgcacaaaatatgttttggggAAGTTACTTTTCATACTGTGTAAGGTTGAAAGACTTGTAAAACTTAGTGCAAACAAATAGTGCCTATACCATACAAAATCTAACAAAACTGCACCTATAGTTTGGTCAAGTCTTGTTGCAGAGCCTAGTCAGTCATTTTCATACAAACATATCTGTGATGAACTGAACTCAGGGCTGCTCTCAATGGGATCTTTTTTCAATGGAGAGAGTATAACCTTATGTTAGAATATGTTGCCAGGGCCCAGAGAGTTGCacgttacagacattaaaactccTCCGCTTAAGAAGAATGAGCCTCAAATAGTTTTGCAAAGGTCAGGGGAGAAGCTTTTCTCTTGAGCATCTTTTGCATTGGTGGACAACAAGGCAAGTCTTTATatctttctgttgttgttgttgttgttgttgttgttgatgtgttaCAGTCAGAGAATGCTTCATTCATTCTTGGCAGTGGCAAAGTAAGGGAAATGAAGTTGGAGGATGCGGAAAAAGAGGTTTGCAGGCTCGAGGAGGAGGCGAGAAGAGCTCTAGAGGAGAATAAACGGTACTTTGGGGAtctgtacagaaaaaaaaaagcatactTAAACTGTAAATTCTTATTCATTTCAGCAAGGCTGTTCTCCTTTTTAACCCCAGAGTCCGAAATGAATTACAGAACGTTCCAGCAATCAAAGGCCCAGAGGACTGTTACATGAAGAGTGAGTCTTAAGACTTCATCTGTTGTATCTGATCACTGGCAAACCACATCCAAGTATTTGCTGTATATTACCCCGCAGGGCAACAGCACATGCTAAGTTTTAAATCTGATGTGGACAGACTGAACAAATAAGCACTTTGTCATGACAAGAGGCATAAGGAGACTTTTGTAGATTCAGCGAGGCAGCTGCAGCCTTATAGAGCCTGCAGGAGTGCGTATGAACAAGTACAGATACATCACTCAGCAATACAGTGCATTCATGTTCGTCCTTTCTTTGTTTGGACAGATATATCTCTTTCAGAGCTGCCGGACACTGCCGTTGGCTGCTCTGACAGCATCCAAATCAAAAGGCTTCAGGTTTTGAACACGTGGAGGGAGATccaacagctggaggaggagcttgAGGAGAAGCTGGTGTCCACCTCTACAACCACAGCCACAGAAAGGAGAATCAAAGACCTGAAGGTGCCGCAAGATAAACTGCCACTGACACTAAGACTATGACTTTTACATAACTTCCAACATCAGTTGTGCCTTTGTGAGATTAAAGCAGGAAGAGTGGGTGAGCGATTGCTGATAATATGtacagctgcagtttttttttctgtttgtttgcagtCAGAGATAATGAGACTGATAGCCTCAAATGACCGTCTGAAGACCACCAACAAGGCAAAGGAGTTACACCTCTTTCCTACcatatcatcatttttaaagCACTGCAGATTTGAAATGCATTTCCTGCTATGTGATTGTGGGTCTTTTGTTTTACAACTCTGTAATTTGTCCTCAAGGATCTGGAGAAGAAGATCAACATGGTGctggacagagagaaagcaagCAAGGCCATAAGACGGTACATTCCATAATGCAAATACTGTATATGGGACACTTGATGAGTAGACTTGTGACTCTTTTTTACTCATGactgcttttctgtgttttcttttcaccacTAGTATGTTGTGGGACGAAATACATCTGCAAACAGAGTGAACAACTTCATCAGCAAGTAAACCAAAGTATCATCTCATTAGATGGACGTTTGAAATTCAGAAAAAGTGCAAATTTGCAATAAGATAAAGGATTAAGTTTGATTCTTCGAATACCAGCAAGCAACTTATTCATGGGATTACCTTCGTTATGGACAGATCAGAGATTCCACAAGGACCTGATTTGAAAAGGGATTTCTCAAGATCTAGGTTGCAGGTAATCAGAAGCTATTGGGTGCACCTGTGATGATCTCCCTCAGCTGGCTGCAATCAGTCATCTGGGAGTCTATATAGTGGGACTGTGGTTCCCCTGTTCAGATGGTTGTGTGTTTCAAGGAATCATTTACACATCAGTTGGCTCTTGCTTTTGAGTGTTtgagctttctttcttttggtcATTTTCTATACATTTTGTTTCCCCCCTGATCAGTGACTCCCACttcacctttgtttttttgtggtccaatgaatttttttgtttgtttttttggtataATTTTGATAGAATTAGTGGGtggctgttgtgttttgtgcagTTCTTTGTTGGTTTCCCACCCTGCGACCCCCTGTccttcaggtttttgttttctggggaaaCATAACGCCTTGTAGTTGTCATAGACTTTCAGTTTAGTACATGTCAAAAATCTTCTTATCAGAAATAACACTGTAAATCAGAGCATAAATCCACCACCAGCATCAGCAAGGAAATGTAAAACGCAATGTAGTAATATCAGTTATATCAATCTCATCAATCAATAGTATTTGTAGAGTGGCAGTTCAGTTATAATCAGTAGTATTGGACTGGACTTGGGTCTCAGAGCAGGGaggttggtgttggtgttgtttaagGTACATAGTGGTGGGGGCccgctggttagcatgctaacttcaatagctATCTTTGCAATACAGTATACGGATGACTTTGACATGAcatcaaatgttatttttcacattttgttaataaagtacatttaatgttttatacaaaaattctaacatattgcatctttaacagTAACATGTACATAAGATTTAAAAGGGGAAGTTCTCATTTTGCAGACTGGCcctcctgtctgtgtttttctgtaatATGTACAGAATTTTACAGTTAATATTGCGAGTGAGACATTTAAGTGTTTCAATGTTACAAATGTTTGAGGTAAAGCTAAGACTAGCTTCATTGTCCACTGTTGGATACATAAAAGACAGTCATGTATTTTGTCAGTAATATCTTAATCACATATTAACTATTACAATAGTGGTATAACACAACATGTACAATATCTGTAAAAAAATAAGTGCAGTGGAATAAAAAGGACAAGTGTGGTAAGGTAGAAgtttaaagaaggaaaaaaagaaaaaaatacttacTACTAAGAAAATTGTAATGGAACACTTAACATATGTAAATCCAGCTTTGGGTAATTGTATTTAATTAGTTTGTTCTACTGTTTGCTGCTTAACTAACGCCATTCTCAAGCTTTAAATTATAAAAGGGCCTCAGGTGTACATGTGGTGTTTCATTAAAGAGGATGTCACTGTGCAGTGAAAGAACAGCAGGGAAATTGACACTTCACTTATGTTGTTTTAGTGGCCCAGGGCAGTCCAATTAGTATTTGTCAATATGAACAACTTCTGCCTTAAGGTTTCACATAAGTTGTGATGTATGTACCACCTGGAGCTGCTTGAATGTTAATGACTTGAAAAGAACTGTTtcaaggcagaaaaaaaaaacctttttctgtactttGTTGTGCGGGAACATGATATctcagaagatgaagaggatAACAAGCCCCCTGTATAAGTCTTGGGAAGAAAAAACGAATTACATAAGTCACAACTGGTATCAGTGAGATAGACCTCTGTTGTTGGACCGGGTCACTATAGGACAAAAATTTTAATAACCTAAGCATTTGGTGCACATTACTGTTCAGAcaccagagggcagcagagacatatgaaatgaataacatgatggtctgtttgtctctgctgAGGTGTCAGTCTGTGACCTTTTATTAAAACAGTGAAGATCGTCTGAAGTTTGTGATGTCTTGATAAAGGCCACGGCCTTTGAAATGCCAGCATTAGATGTTCAGAATGGTAAAGTGAATACAAAGAGAATTTTTCCCTCTGGCCTCAAGTTCAAGTGACTTTTGACTCATAAAAATTCAATTACAGCTTTGTGAATGAAACTGATGACATTACTCATCTGATGTGTTCACGAATCCCAGAGAATGAGAGGATTAGAGGAATTGTAGAACTTCTTTGGATTGATATGGGGATGACCTTTGCCCCCAACATGACAGGCTGCCTTGCTGTCTGCTGCAACCTAATCATAGGTCAAAGTCTGCCTCCCTGCTGGCAGAGCCTGTAGGAGCAGAGTGTGTTTTTGTCCCTCACTCTCTTCACTCCTCTCACCTTGTTAACACCACCTCTCCTTCTGGGGAGCTTCCTCTGCTCGGATTGTCACCAGTTTCAACACCATGCTGCTTCGGACTGTGGCCCTGCTCCTTCTCTGCGTGTCTGCGGGCATGTGCGCCACTTTAGGCCACTACCAGGCTGAAGCAAATGAAGAGGAGGCCCCTGCTGTTGCTGATGGTGTTGTGGAAGCTGCCTCTGTAGatgcagctgaagagggtgGAGATGCTAAAGTGGCTGATTCGCCTGCAGCTGAGGAGCCTGCAGCTGATCCCCTCATTGGTGACAATTTACCAGCTGAAACACCCGCAGTGGACGACCCAGCAGCTGACGAACCTCAGGTGGATGTCCCCGTGGCAGATGGTGCATCAGCCGAAGAGACGGGGACAGACAGTGATAGGCCTGCTGGAGACGGCCCTGCTGTGGAAGCTGTGACTGGTGAAGCTGTCACCCACGATCAGCCTtctgaagagaaggagaaggaggaggaggggaatgAAATCAGACCAGTTCAGACAGACCAGTCCCTGGACAGACCCTTGGCACAAGAAGATAACAGTTGGAGCCTCAACTCAATTAGAAGTAGTTTCCAGACTGTGCACGGATACTTTGACTCTCTGGTGGAGCTAGTCGGAGGGCAAGATGGTGTGTGTCAGTACCGCTGCAGATACGGTAAGCGTGAAATTCTGGAATCAAAATAATGTTATGTTACCGAGGGCCATCAGTCTTTCAGTGTCCTCTGGGTTCTTAGGAGTTCAGTGTTAGCTAGGTAAGTGTTTTTTAGCTGTTTTCAGAAAAGACAAACGTTTCTATCAGTGAAACTGGTTTACAAAAAgcttttttcaaatgattattacgTTGTCCACATCCAATATTCCTTCTGCTGCTACAGTATTTATTTGCTTAGCACACTGAATCAATCCCTCTGCGGTCACTATTTTGTGATCTGAGATAGTTCAATCAGCGCTCAGGCTGCTGATAATGAAAACACTCTGGTTATCAGTCTGAGAGGTGGATGTACTTACAGTTACACAATCAATACAGATGTTCTCAAACAGAAGTCACATCTTATCTCTGAAACGACACGCAACAAGAACAGAGATATACTTTGGTTCCTTGACTAGGAGGGCATGATGACGTTAGTTTCTTGACATGGCTTCACTTTAGTTCAAGAATTAAAACGCAAATTCTCTGGGAATGTTTTTCAGGGGAACTTCCTCAACCCCGCCCCGGCTACCAGGCCTCAGAGCCCGAcggctgcagctcctctctggtTGGATTCCAGGTGAATACTGCTGTAGGTGGCCTGTTCATAACACCACAGCCCAAAACTACATGGCTAAATGGGTAGTTCaccacaaaatcaaaaatacatatttttcctctcacctgtagTGCTGTTTATCAATTTGGTTTGTTTCGGCGTGGGTTTTGGAGTCATCTGCCGTTTCCTGAATATAGTGGAACGTGGTGGCATTAATTTTTATGGTGCTCAGAGCGACAAAAACAAACCGGGTTGTGATTTCTA includes:
- the pla2g12b gene encoding group XIIB secretory phospholipase A2-like protein isoform X6 — encoded protein: MLLRTVALLLLCVSAGMCATLGHYQAEANEEEAPAVADGVVEAASVDAAEEGGDAKVADSPAAEEPAADPLIGDNLPAETPAVDDPAADEPQVDVPVADGASAEETGTDSDRPAGDGPAVEAVTGEAVTHDQPSEEKEKEEEGNEIRPVQTDQSLDRPLAQEDNSWSLNSIRSSFQTVHGYFDSLVELVGGQDGVCQYRCRYGELPQPRPGYQASEPDGCSSSLVGFQLDLGIPAMTQCCNQLDVCYDTCGTSKYDCDSKFRSCLHGICSDLNKSLGFVNRVQACETMADTLFNTVWTLGCRSYMNSQRAACFCEGEERDEL
- the pla2g12b gene encoding group XIIB secretory phospholipase A2-like protein isoform X1, with the translated sequence MSSNCKPKGFRSDIHRLLLAAEAGQKADVKAYSSGHLGPRSLNQTQPKREKMSSFWRTSQSHDETPNPLTLQQAKALISVKKKEIKESSMPSAEPDVSGSRQVQAADHSPHTERREELSLPKIVDCSSNSLPVQLLDSSQKTSSSDPKRKHTFCVSSSDQEGLNSKGQLQTKQHFGRQVLANHDLWAGINVVEMHERKLQKELKKLSAQSWPSRDRLVVFSDVFDDVCEGSPVFGRILREIKTDYDLYVNHLMASQSPLPETSENASFILGSGKVREMKLEDAEKEVCRLEEEARRALEENKRVRNELQNVPAIKGPEDCYMKNISLSELPDTAVGCSDSIQIKRLQVLNTWREIQQLEEELEEKLVSTSTTTATERRIKDLKSEIMRLIASNDRLKTTNKDLEKKINMVLDREKASKAIRRELPQPRPGYQASEPDGCSSSLVGFQVNTALDLGIPAMTQCCNQLDVCYDTCGTSKYDCDSKFRSCLHGICSDLNKSLGFVNRVQACETMADTLFNTVWTLGCRSYMNSQRAACFCEGEERDEL
- the pla2g12b gene encoding group XIIB secretory phospholipase A2-like protein isoform X3 encodes the protein MSSNCKPKGFRSDIHRLLLAAEAGQKADVKAYSSGHLGPRSLNQTQPKREKMSSFWRTSQSHDETPNPLTLQQAKALISVKKKEIKESSMPSAEPDVSGSRQVQAADHSPHTERREELSLPKIVDCSSNSLPVQLLDSSQKTSSSDPKRKHTFCVSSSDQEGLNSKGQLQTKQHFGRQVLANHDLWAGINVVEMHERKLQKELKKLSAQSWPSRDRLVVFSDVFDDTDYDLYVNHLMASQSPLPETSENASFILGSGKVREMKLEDAEKEVCRLEEEARRALEENKRVRNELQNVPAIKGPEDCYMKNISLSELPDTAVGCSDSIQIKRLQVLNTWREIQQLEEELEEKLVSTSTTTATERRIKDLKSEIMRLIASNDRLKTTNKDLEKKINMVLDREKASKAIRRELPQPRPGYQASEPDGCSSSLVGFQVNTALDLGIPAMTQCCNQLDVCYDTCGTSKYDCDSKFRSCLHGICSDLNKSLGFVNRVQACETMADTLFNTVWTLGCRSYMNSQRAACFCEGEERDEL
- the pla2g12b gene encoding group XIIB secretory phospholipase A2-like protein isoform X5 — encoded protein: MLLRTVALLLLCVSAGMCATLGHYQAEANEEEAPAVADGVVEAASVDAAEEGGDAKVADSPAAEEPAADPLIGDNLPAETPAVDDPAADEPQVDVPVADGASAEETGTDSDRPAGDGPAVEAVTGEAVTHDQPSEEKEKEEEGNEIRPVQTDQSLDRPLAQEDNSWSLNSIRSSFQTVHGYFDSLVELVGGQDGVCQYRCRYGELPQPRPGYQASEPDGCSSSLVGFQVNTALDLGIPAMTQCCNQLDVCYDTCGTSKYDCDSKFRSCLHGICSDLNKSLGFVNRVQACETMADTLFNTVWTLGCRSYMNSQRAACFCEGEERDEL
- the pla2g12b gene encoding group XIIB secretory phospholipase A2-like protein isoform X2 — its product is MSSNCKPKGFRSDIHRLLLAAEAGQKADVKAYSSGHLGPRSLNQTQPKREKMSSFWRTSQSHDETPNPLTLQQAKALISVKKKEIKESSMPSAEPDVSGSRQVQAADHSPHTERREELSLPKIVDCSSNSLPVQLLDSSQKTSSSDPKRKHTFCVSSSDQEGLNSKGQLQTKQHFGRQVLANHDLWAGINVVEMHERKLQKELKKLSAQSWPSRDRLVVFSDVFDDVCEGSPVFGRILREIKTDYDLYVNHLMASQSPLPETSENASFILGSGKVREMKLEDAEKEVCRLEEEARRALEENKRVRNELQNVPAIKGPEDCYMKNISLSELPDTAVGCSDSIQIKRLQVLNTWREIQQLEEELEEKLVSTSTTTATERRIKDLKSEIMRLIASNDRLKTTNKDLEKKINMVLDREKASKAIRRELPQPRPGYQASEPDGCSSSLVGFQLDLGIPAMTQCCNQLDVCYDTCGTSKYDCDSKFRSCLHGICSDLNKSLGFVNRVQACETMADTLFNTVWTLGCRSYMNSQRAACFCEGEERDEL
- the pla2g12b gene encoding group XIIB secretory phospholipase A2-like protein isoform X4, whose product is MSSNCKPKGFRSDIHRLLLAAEAGQKADVKAYSSGHLGPRSLNQTQPKREKMSSFWRTSQSHDETPNPLTLQQAKALISVKKKEIKESSMPSAEPDVSGSRQVQAADHSPHTERREELSLPKIVDCSSNSLPVQLLDSSQKTSSSDPKRKHTFCVSSSDQEGLNSKGQLQTKQHFGRQVLANHDLWAGINVVEMHERKLQKELKKLSAQSWPSRDRLVVFSDVFDDVCEGSPVFGRILREIKTDYDLYVNHLMASQSPLPETSENASFILGSGKVREMKLEDAEKEVCRLEEEARRALEENKRVRNELQNVPAIKGPEDCYMKNISLSELPDTAVGCSDSIQIKRLQVLNTWREIQQLEEELEEKLVSTSTTTATERRIKDLKSEIMRLIASNDRLKTTNKDLEKKINMVLDREKASKAIRRMLWDEIHLQTE